A single Phragmites australis chromosome 4, lpPhrAust1.1, whole genome shotgun sequence DNA region contains:
- the LOC133915304 gene encoding WPP domain-associated protein-like yields MEAVQPVLSERTNPLLNRSASPSGVTQLQLQSHADNDAGFYNGTYSFLDTRPCTTRFSSGSVTSEDSPALTPRLLSFKSSSSPDNCAEWPERAVASQSNRYLFDANAHTRCAEYLDLMRVKVDAQLCKLKGGVTGLESYALPENGHVIGGAHLGMSLDVMLIEIDERFNALKLLIGSVFRQAREMLGSVNSSVSNLQWEHELQLEVFGAVIGECIGGLQEELERKLYEQIKITNTMSRNWKEAITQFAAMHEDFGALCKLLLPSVPEAHISNSKHENSGNRSNRWKYNFFGKKTREDRSPRAEESKSFRKQKSFGAKDVISEKSDFRHLDGRTRDEVISYFKSEISKLKRMHESALQEKTEELFRFKREKGSHALKNDVEFEPLRKKIPEIMLRMDQIISKNIQIPAVCMTHNELDERCRLTSRINALYYENQHLRGLLADKMKDAKDLSSQLSESNRKLSLQLSSEEELLRQIDKIREEYEDLRIEGDVRGGLYQTVTRGLLDDSMNNMNGVALNFNEKVSSLESVISEKDKALCSSNEEYRKLKEKLVQLKKGCFIQDHQEDPEVIKQESTEIVLRDIEVEPHPSPLRSQVQDLQCDELIKLNSSLEIASGTLKEIDRKNMDHCSSVTKNEQEEQLECILVSIMNLSKEFVDIEQKLSMERTENRSKDLSDHCNYMVRQAVVLTKIGLWYKQMLETRRSELQKAEAKVVILGDKMNAHLSLLQKIYVTLDRYSPTLQHHPVLLDAFFKTCKLVADLRSKQNEGLRFG; encoded by the exons ATGGAGGCGGTCCAGCCG GTACTGAGTGAAAGAACGAATCCGCTGCTCAACAGATCAGCTAGTCCATCCGGTGTCACGCAGCTTCAACTTCAATCCCATGCCGACAACGACGCGGGTTTCTACAACGGAACCTATTCTTTCCTTGACACCAGACCCTGCACGACCAGATTTAGCAGCGGTTCAGTGACATCTGAAGATTCACCAGCACTGACGCCCAGGTTGCTGTCCTTCAAGTCCAGTTCCAGCCCTGACAACTGCGCGGAATGGCCCGAGAGAGCAGTGGCATCACAGTCAAACCGGTACCTCTTCGATGCGAATGCGCATACTCGTTGCGCCGAGTACCTGGATTTGATGAGGGTGAAGGTTGATGCGCAGCTCTGCAAGCTCAAGGGGGGTGTCACCGGCCTGGAGAGCTATGCCTTGCCGGAGAATGGCCATGTGATTGGTGGTGCACACCTAGGCATGTCCCTTGATGTCATGCTGATTGAGATAGATGAAAGATTCAACGCCCTGAAGCTGCTGATTGGTTCCGTGTTCCGGCAGGCTAGGGAGATGCTTGGATCGGTCAACTCGTCGGTGTCTAATCTCCAGTGGGAGCATGAGCTGCAGCTTGAAGTCTTCGGTGCCGTGATCGGAGAGTGTATTGGTGGCCTGCAGGAGGAGCTGGAGAGGAAGCTGTACGAGCAAATTAAAATCACAAACACCATGAGTAGGAATTGGAAGGAAGCTATAACTCAATTTGCCGCCATGCACGAAGACTTTGGTGCTCTTTGTAAGCTACTACTGCCTTCAGTACCAGAAGCACATATTTCTAACAGTAAGCATGAGAATTCAGGCAATAGGAGTAACAGATGGAAGTACAACTTCTTTGgaaagaaaacaagagaggaCCGTTCTCCACGCGCTGAGGAAAGCAAGAGTTTCAGGAAGCAAAAATCCTTTGGCGCAAAGGAtgtcatctcagaaaaatcTGACTTTCGCCATCTCGACGGTAGGACAAGAGATGAAGTGATAAGCTATTTTAAGTCTGAGATCAGCAAATTGAAGAGGATGCATGAATCAGCTTTGCAAGAAAAGACAGAAGAACTGTTCAGGTTTAAACGCGAGAAGGGGTCCCATGCTCTTAAGAATGACGTGGAATTTGAACCTTTGAGAAAGAAAATTCCGGAGATCATGTTGAGAATGGACCAAATTATTTCTAAGAATATCCAGATACCTGCGGTTTGCATGACTCACAATGAACTCGATGAGAGATGCAGACTGACAAGCAGAATCAATGCTTTATACTACGAAAATCAGCATCTTCGAGGATTGCTTGCAGATAAGATGAAGGATGCTAAGGATTTATCATCTCAACTATCTGAATCCAATAGAAAATTGTCTCTTCAGTTGTCGTCAGAAGAAGAGCTCCTAAGACAAATTGacaaaattagagaagaatatgaggACCTCCGAATTGAGGGTGATGTTAGAGGTGGACTGTACCAAACTGTTACAAGAGGATTGCTTGATGATTCTATGAACAACATGAATGGTGTTGCGCTGAATTTCAATGAAAAAGTGTCTTCACTTGAATCTGTAATCTCTGAAAAGGATAAAGCATTGTGTTCATCTAATGAAGAATATCGCAAGTTAAAGGAAAAGTTAGTACAACTAAAAAAGGGGTGTTTCATCCAAGATCACCAAGAAGATCCAGAAGTCATCAAACAAGAGAGTACAGAAATTGTTCTGCGTGATATCGAGGTGGAGCCTCACCCATCACCACTCAGATCACAAGTGCAAGATCTGCAGTGTGATGAACTTATCAAACTGAACTCAAGTTTAGAGATTGCTTCAGGAACCCTGAAGGAAATTGACAGGAAAAACATGGATCATTGTAGTAGTGTCACTAAGAATGAGCAAGAAGAGCAGCTGGAGTGTATACTGGTATCTATTATGAACTTGTCAAAAGAATTTGTGGATATTGAGCAAAAACTGTCAATGGAAAGAACTGAAAACAG GTCAAAGGATTTGAGTGATCATTGCAATTATATGGTTAGACAAGCTGTGGTACTAACAAAAATAGGCCTCTGGTATAAACAAATGCTTGAAACAAGACGTTCTGAGCTCCAAAAGGCGGAAGCCAAG gtcgtcatcttgggcGACAAGATGAATGCACATTTAAGCCTTCTTCAGAAGATATATGTAACTCTTGACCGCTACTCTCCTACGTTGCAGCATCATCCTGTA TTGCTGGATGCTTTCTTCAAGACATGCAAGCTTGTTGCAGATTTGAGAAGTAAACAGAATGAAG GCCTTAGATTTGGTTGA
- the LOC133915305 gene encoding histidinol dehydrogenase, chloroplastic-like isoform X1, with the protein MGSLRAPPPPPLVRSARVGFSSGLRLASSRALKYRGLSTSCAMKSYRLSELSDAEVSDLKARPRIDFTSIFGTVNPIVEDVHVRGDAAVKDYTEKFDKVMLDDVVMRASDLPDAELDPAVKEAFDVAYENIYAFHVSQKLPEKTVENMKGVRCKRITRCIGSVGLYVPGGTAVLPSTALMLAVPAQIAGCKTIVLATPPSRDGSICKEVLYCAKKTGVTHILKAGGAQAISAMAWGTASCPKVEKIFGPGNQYVTAAKMILQNSEAMVSIDMPAGPSEVLVIADKYANPIHVAADLLSQAEHGPDSQVVLVIAGDGVDLGAIEAEVSKQCNALPRGEFASKALSHSFTVFARDMDEAISFSNLYAPEHLIINVKDAEQWEELIENAGSVFLGQWTPESVGDYASGTNHVLPTYGYARMYSGVSLNSFLKYITVQSLTEEGLRRLGPYVAKMAEVEGLEAHKRAVTLRLQEAEATVTV; encoded by the exons ATGGGCAGCTTGcgcgctccgccgccgccgccgctcgtcAGAAGCGCAAGGGTTGGATTCAGTTCAGGGCTCCGTCTTGCCTCCTCCAGAGCCCTCAAATACAGAG GGTTAAGTACCAGTTGCGCAATGAAGTCGTATAGGTTGTCCGAGCTCAGCGACGCTGAGGTTAGCGACCTCAAGGCACGTCCCCGCATTGACTTCACTTCAATTTTCGGCACG GTGAATCCGATTGTTGAGGATGTGCATGTGAGAGGCGATGCTGCAGTGAAGGA TTATACAGAAAAGTTTGACAAGGTCATGCTCGATGATGTGGTTATGCGCGCTAGCGATCTTCCGGATGCAGAG CTTGATCCAGCTGTGAAGGAAGCCTTCGACGTGGCATATGAAAATATTTATGCCTTCCATGTTTCACAAAAGTTGCCTGAGAAGACTGTTGAGAATATGAAA GGGGTAAGATGTAAAAGAATAACAAGATGCATTGGCTCTGTCGGGCTTTATGTCCCAGGTGGCACTGCAGTCTTGCCTTCAACTGCATTGATGCTTGCTGTG CCTGCACAGATTGCTGGATGCAAAACCATTGTTCTTGCCACACCACCTAGTCGTGATGGTAGCATATGTAAG GAGGTTCTTTACTGTGCAAAAAAAACTGGTGTTACACACATATTGAAGGCTGGAGGAGCTCAG GCGATCTCAGCTATGGCATGGGGAACTGCATCATGCCCTAAG GTAGAGAAAATTTTTGGGCCTGGGAACCAGTATGTCACGGCAGCCAAAATGATTCTTCAG AACAGTGAAGCCATGGTATCTATAGACATGCCTGCTGGCCCTTCAGAAGTTCTAGTCATTGCTGATAAATATGCAAACCCAATTCATGTTGCTGCAGATCTGCTATCACAG GCAGAACACGGCCCGGATAGTCAGGTTGTTCTAGTTATTGCTGGAGATGGTGTTGATTTGGGTGCCATTGAAGCAGAAGTTAGCAAGCAGTGCAATGCTCTTCCAAGAGGTGAATTTGCTTCAAAAGCACTTAGCCACAGTTTTACTGTGTTTGCCAGAGATATGGATGAG GCAATATCATTCTCAAATCTGTATGCTCCTGAGCATTTGATCATCAATGTAAAGGATGCTGAGCAATGGGAGGAGCTCATCGAGAATGCAG GATCAGTTTTCTTGGGGCAATGGACCCCGGAGAGCGTGGGTGATTATGCAAGTGGAACGAACCATGTCCTTCCAACCTACGGTTATGCGAGGATGTACAGCGGAGTATCACTGAACTCTTTCCTCAAATACATTACCGTCCAATCCCTAACAGAGGAAGGGCTGAGAAGGCTGGGTCCTTACGTCGCAAAGATGGCCGAAGTCGAAGGGCTCGAGGCCCACAAGAGAGCTGTTACCCTCAGGCTGCAAGAGGCGGAGGCCACTGTGACTGTCTAG
- the LOC133915305 gene encoding histidinol dehydrogenase, chloroplastic-like isoform X2, producing the protein MKSYRLSELSDAEVSDLKARPRIDFTSIFGTVNPIVEDVHVRGDAAVKDYTEKFDKVMLDDVVMRASDLPDAELDPAVKEAFDVAYENIYAFHVSQKLPEKTVENMKGVRCKRITRCIGSVGLYVPGGTAVLPSTALMLAVPAQIAGCKTIVLATPPSRDGSICKEVLYCAKKTGVTHILKAGGAQAISAMAWGTASCPKVEKIFGPGNQYVTAAKMILQNSEAMVSIDMPAGPSEVLVIADKYANPIHVAADLLSQAEHGPDSQVVLVIAGDGVDLGAIEAEVSKQCNALPRGEFASKALSHSFTVFARDMDEAISFSNLYAPEHLIINVKDAEQWEELIENAGSVFLGQWTPESVGDYASGTNHVLPTYGYARMYSGVSLNSFLKYITVQSLTEEGLRRLGPYVAKMAEVEGLEAHKRAVTLRLQEAEATVTV; encoded by the exons ATGAAGTCGTATAGGTTGTCCGAGCTCAGCGACGCTGAGGTTAGCGACCTCAAGGCACGTCCCCGCATTGACTTCACTTCAATTTTCGGCACG GTGAATCCGATTGTTGAGGATGTGCATGTGAGAGGCGATGCTGCAGTGAAGGA TTATACAGAAAAGTTTGACAAGGTCATGCTCGATGATGTGGTTATGCGCGCTAGCGATCTTCCGGATGCAGAG CTTGATCCAGCTGTGAAGGAAGCCTTCGACGTGGCATATGAAAATATTTATGCCTTCCATGTTTCACAAAAGTTGCCTGAGAAGACTGTTGAGAATATGAAA GGGGTAAGATGTAAAAGAATAACAAGATGCATTGGCTCTGTCGGGCTTTATGTCCCAGGTGGCACTGCAGTCTTGCCTTCAACTGCATTGATGCTTGCTGTG CCTGCACAGATTGCTGGATGCAAAACCATTGTTCTTGCCACACCACCTAGTCGTGATGGTAGCATATGTAAG GAGGTTCTTTACTGTGCAAAAAAAACTGGTGTTACACACATATTGAAGGCTGGAGGAGCTCAG GCGATCTCAGCTATGGCATGGGGAACTGCATCATGCCCTAAG GTAGAGAAAATTTTTGGGCCTGGGAACCAGTATGTCACGGCAGCCAAAATGATTCTTCAG AACAGTGAAGCCATGGTATCTATAGACATGCCTGCTGGCCCTTCAGAAGTTCTAGTCATTGCTGATAAATATGCAAACCCAATTCATGTTGCTGCAGATCTGCTATCACAG GCAGAACACGGCCCGGATAGTCAGGTTGTTCTAGTTATTGCTGGAGATGGTGTTGATTTGGGTGCCATTGAAGCAGAAGTTAGCAAGCAGTGCAATGCTCTTCCAAGAGGTGAATTTGCTTCAAAAGCACTTAGCCACAGTTTTACTGTGTTTGCCAGAGATATGGATGAG GCAATATCATTCTCAAATCTGTATGCTCCTGAGCATTTGATCATCAATGTAAAGGATGCTGAGCAATGGGAGGAGCTCATCGAGAATGCAG GATCAGTTTTCTTGGGGCAATGGACCCCGGAGAGCGTGGGTGATTATGCAAGTGGAACGAACCATGTCCTTCCAACCTACGGTTATGCGAGGATGTACAGCGGAGTATCACTGAACTCTTTCCTCAAATACATTACCGTCCAATCCCTAACAGAGGAAGGGCTGAGAAGGCTGGGTCCTTACGTCGCAAAGATGGCCGAAGTCGAAGGGCTCGAGGCCCACAAGAGAGCTGTTACCCTCAGGCTGCAAGAGGCGGAGGCCACTGTGACTGTCTAG
- the LOC133914021 gene encoding alpha-(1,4)-fucosyltransferase-like — translation MLASVAILLLLSGYFELPSIYLLPTPAPLVADSRFPTALDSIDSRERSPFTSLLTTFNAWDTAVGCPRICAKLAAEPDSNVDTTAASFTSITGGAGWSGARCEELKVRHVGVLVKGWTWIPDALDGVYTFRCGVSCVWSKSTAVVDRPDALLFEGTTLSQQVGSL, via the coding sequence ATGCTCGCCTccgtcgccatcctcctcctcctctccggcTACTTCGAGCTCCCCTCCATCTACTTGCTCCCCACCCCCGCACCCCTCGTCGCCGACTCTCGCTTCCCCACCGCGCTCGACTCCATCGACTCCCGCGAGCGATCCCCGTTCACCTCCCTCCTCACCACGTTCAACGCCTGGGACACCGCCGTCGGGTGCCCCCGCATCTGTGCCAAGCTCGCCGCAGAACCCGACTCCAACGTGGACACCACGGCAGCCTCCTTCACGTCCATCACCGGTGGCGCGGGGTGGAGTGGTGCAAGGTGCGAGGAGCTCAAGGTGCGGCACGTCGGGGTGCTCGTCAAGGGCTGGACGTGGATCCCCGACGCGCTCGATGGGGTGTACACCTTCCGCTGTGGGGTCAGCTGCGTATGGAGCAAGTCCACCGCTGTAGTCGATCGCCCCGACGCACTGCTCTTCGAGGGCACCACGCTGTCGCAGCAGGTCGGCAGCCTCTAA
- the LOC133915306 gene encoding putative BTB/POZ domain-containing protein At3g08660, translating into MGIGSDNAAFPFTTTTTTSPRFCNPISHRRIFSDVAEDVTVSVDGQSFLLHKFPLVSRCGLVRKMVVDSKDPDLLKLELVNVPGGAFAFELAAKFCYGSNFEITTANVAHLRCVAEYLEMTEDYQEENLIFRTETYLNEIVLKNLDKSLEVLCTCDGLDPIVEEVGLVDRCVDAIAMNSSKEQLVSGLAHLECDVGSGKLRMHCQDWWVEDLSALRIDHYRRVIAAMRRTGVRPESIGTSIAHYAQTSLKGVERRHVWDSGPFVGDSQRMIVETLIDLLATENITTVTLSFLFGMLRMAIEVDASLDCRIEVEKRIGLQLEMASLDDLLIPSTQTSDSMFDVDTVHRILVNFLQRIDEDDSGELSPCGYDSDGLKSPSHSSVLKIGRLMDGYLAEIAPDPYLKLQKFMALIELLPDYARIVDDGLYRAIDIYLKAHPSLTESECKKLCKLIDCQKLSQDASSHAAQNDRLPIQMVVRVLYFEQLRLKSSFSGGDGSFSQRFICSSGVPSSCVSPQRDNYASLRRENRELKLEISRMRVRLTELEREQGLMKQQGMRGDGRPGEHGRAFLASLSKGIGRITMFGGSAAERRRKKSARSSQCSEGKSRRRQKASFAYD; encoded by the exons ATGGGGATAGGCAGCGACAACGCTGCGTTTCccttcaccaccaccaccaccacctccccgcGCTTCTGCAACCCCATCAGTCACAGGAG GATATTTTCAGATGTTGCAGAGGATGTAACGGTATCGGTGGATGGTCAATCTTTTCTACTGCACAAG TTCCCTTTAGTATCTCGGTGTGGACTCGTACGAAAAATGGTAGTGGACTCCAAGGATCCAGATCTCTTAAAGCTGGAGCTTGTAAATGTACCAGGAGGTGCTTTTGCATTCGAACTTGCTGCCAAGTTCTGTTATGGTAGCAATTTTGAAATAACCACGGCAAATGTGGCCCATCTCCGATGCGTTGCAGAGTACTTGGAAATGACAGAGGACTATCAAGAGGAGAACCTCATTTTTAGGACAGAGACATACTTAAATGAGATTGTGCTCAAGAACCTTGACAAATCCCTGGAAGTTCTTTGTACATGTGATGGATTGGACCCAATAGTGGAGGAAGTCGGGCTTGTAGATAGGTGTGTTGATGCAATTGCGATGAATTCAAGCAAGGAGCAGCTGGTTTCGGGTTTGGCTCACTTGGAATGTGATGTGGGATCTGGAAAGTTGCGTATGCACTGCCAGGATTGGTGGGTTGAAGACCTTTCTGCACTGAGAATCGACCACTATCGACGTGTGATTGCTGCAATGAGGAGAACTGGGGTGAGGCCAGAGAGTATTGGCACCTCTATTGCGCACTATGCCCAAACATCGCTAAAGGGTGTCGAAAGACGCCATGTATGGGACTCAGGTCCCTTTGTCGGAGACAGTCAAAGAATGATTGTCGAAACACTCATCGATCTGTTGGCGACTGAAAATATTACCACGGTTACTTTGTCATTCTTGTTTGGCATGCTGAGAATGGCAATTGAAGTTGATGCAAGCCTAGATTGTAGAATCGAAGTCGAGAAAAGGATTGGTCTCCAGCTTGAGATGGCATCACTAGATGATCTTTTGATCCCCTCCACGCAAACAAGCGACTCAATGTTTGACGTTGACACCGTGCATCGCATATTGGTGAACTTCTTGCAAAGGATCGACGAAGATGATTCAGGAGAATTGTCACCTTGTGGATATGATTCGGATGGACTAAAGTCTCCAAGCCACAGTTCAGTCCTGAAGATTGGAAGACTCATGGATGGCTATCTGGCAGAGATAGCACCAGATCCATATCTGAAACTGCAGAAGTTCATGGCTCTTATTGAACTATTGCCAGATTATGCACGCATTGTTGATGATGGACTCTACCGTGCCATTGACATATACTTGAAG GCACACCCATCTCTTACGGAATCAGAGTGCAAGAAGCTGTGCAAACTGATCGACTGCCAGAAGCTGTCCCAGGACGCATCCAGCCACGCGGCGCAGAACGACCGTCTCCCGATCCAGATGGTGGTGCGCGTGCTCTACTTCGAGCAGCTCCGCCTCAAGTCGTCCTTCTCGGGCGGCGACGGCTCCTTCTCGCAACGCTTCATCTGCAGCAGCGGCGTGCCGAGCTCGTGCGTGTCCCCGCAGCGGGACAACTACGCGTCGCTGCGGCGGGAGAACCGGGAGCTGAAGCTGGAGATATCGCGGATGCGGGTGCGGCTGACGGAGCTGGAGCGGGAGCAGGGGCTGATGAAGCAGCAGGGGATGCGGGGGGACGGGCGGCCCGGGGAGCACGGCAGGGCGTTCTTGGCGTCGCTGTCGAAGGGGATTGGGCGGATAACGATGTTCGGCGGGTCGGCcgcggagaggaggaggaagaagagcgcgaGGAGCTCGCAGTGCTCGGAAGGGAAGAGCCGGAGGCGGCAGAAGGCGTCCTTCGCGTACGACTGA